The nucleotide sequence TACGATGCCACGTTTCTCATAGAAGACGATGACAGGTTCTGTGGCCTTGTAGTAGGTATCCAGCCGCTTCTTAATGGTCTCCTCATTGTCATCCACACGTCCACTGGTCTCTCCACGCTTCAGGAGCCGCTGCGTCATGGTCTCGGGGCCTGCGTCCACATACAGCAGCAGCGAGGGCTCTGCGATCTGCAGATGGGGCATTAGTCACAAGGGCCCCATTCCTGCCCCCTGGGGCCATCTCCTCCCCATCTTCCCACTTCTGGGGCCCCACTTGAGATCTACTCAGACCTTGAAGCCCTTTCCCAAGGCAGCCTGACAGACCTTCCTAAAAACAATGCCCACAGAAGAAAGTGCACACACCTAAAAgggcctgcccccaccccagcccttctCGTTTCCCGCTTCTCTCTCCCTTGTTCACCTTGCTTCAGCCACACTGACTCCCTGCAGTGAAGGATGGCTCTCAACCTCCTCCTATACCAGGCCTTTGCTCATGCCAGGAAGCTCCCAGGAACTCTTTCCCCCAATAACAAGTGCTCACTTTCAGATTTGACCTAAACGCTCATTCCTCTGGACAGTCTTCCTGGAtgccacccccaccaccatctcCAGCCCCCTGGGACATGCTCTTCCAGTCCCCTTTACTTCTGCCTGGAGTACCTCTGAGGAACGCCAGGAGGGCCTCTGGATATTTTCCTAATGTCCCTCTCTCCAGCCTGGCCCAAGtccctgagggcagagaggtGTCTATCTTACACCAGTGGGGCTGGGTAAGGACTTGACAAAGGAACCAGGGCTGAGGGGCTGCAGTGCTCGGGGAGGCTCTGAACAATGTCATTGTTATTGGAATGAGTGTTTCATCACCAGGAAGCGTGGGAGGGCAAGAAGGAATAAGGCCGACCCGTCTTCCTTTGGTGAAGACCTGGTGCCCCCTGGTGTCCAGACTCAAAAAGACCAGGGCCTAGACCCCTGCAGGCCACAGCAGGGCTGGGCCCTGTGCCTAGCTGGCGCCCATACCAGCACCCACAACAGCCCCAGGAGGGCTGGGGACTTTCATTAGCCCCATTTTCTGAATGTGGCCCTGGGGGTCAGAGGTGATGTGACACAGCTGGTGCATGTGGGCCAGGCCAGGACATGCCTGGGCTAGGTCCATGTCCTCCTAGTCTGAAGGAAGCCCAGCcaacccccatttcacagatagggaaactgaggcccaaatcAAGGTAGATACTTCCTTGAGGTGTTGCGGCCACTTAGAGGTCAAGAAATACAGTATCCTACCTCTGGATGAAGCCCAACGCTATGGAAGCCTAAAGATGGGCCTAGCCTCACAGAGATGGGGAGTGGGAATGAGGGTCTGATTCTGTCCCCAGCCCATCTCAGTCCCCACTGCAAGGCCTAGAAGGAGTCCCTCTGCCAAGAAGCCCTCCCTGAGCCCCCCAGCACCCTTGCTGACCTCTCCCGCTTAGACACTTGCAGCTTTATCTGTTTTTCCCATATGGTGTGTGACGCCAGAGGTATAggcatatgtgcatatatgtgtgtgcccatgtgtgtGCATACCTGTGTATAGGTGTACTGAGTTCATGTACGTGCATTGCCTGAGGCACGTGTGTGTGCATTGCCagatgtgtgtacacatgtacacagCCTGTGTGCATGTATGCGTAtgtctgtggccttgggcacacATATGTAGTGTGCACATGTATGAGTgcttgtgtgcctgtgtgtgcatgcacatgccTGTACATGTGTGTGGGGGCGAGGCACTCCCACCCTGTGGGCACCCATTTCAGACAGCTCAGAGGCATCATCCTCAAGGCCCACTCTCCAGCCAGACCACCTGTGGCCCCTGAAAGGAGACTGGACTCCACTCCCTGGCATTCAAGGTCTCCAGTCAGGCCTGAATGTCCCTCTCCCACATCCCCCCTAGGTGTCCTGTCCCAACAGCTTCTGTTCTCCCCACACTGGCCTGACCCTTCCAGCTGTCTATACTATTCCCTGCCCCACTGACCACGTATTTGCAGGGTGCCAAGCCTCACTTTTGCAGGATACATACTCTCTAATCCCCATGATGGCCCTCAAGGCAGCTGTGCCCTGTctctccccattttgcagatgggaacactgaggtTCACACAGGTAGAATAATGGCCCAAGGCCTTGAGCAGCTGAGCTGGAACCTGAGCCCAGGCTTGTGAACTCCCCAGCCTGGTGCTTCCTATTCTAGACTTTTCCTCTAGACTTCCAAAAAGAATCCCAGAAAGTCTCCCCTGGTTCCGCTCCTTATCCCAAGCCCCACagatcagtctctctctctgcccGTCACATCAGCCTCTCCCTGGCCAGCCCACGTCACAGCCCCCGCAGGCCACCCACCAGGTGGTGCCTTACCCTCTGCTCAAACTCTATCCCCTGCTGTACTTCCCGAGGGTAGCCGTCGATCAGGAAGCCTTTGGAAGTATCGACCTTGGCCATCATGGCGTCCCGGAGCATGTCCAGCACTGTCTCCTGGGGGCACAGCAGAAGGAGGGGCCATGAGCCCCTCTTCCCCCCCTCATCTGGGCCCTGGAGTGTGCTGCCCCACAGCTGAAAGCCCTCTGCTCTAACACAGATGTCCCAAGCAAGCCTCCCTCTCCTGGCCTTCTCTGAACTGAGAAGACTTGACTGGTGGATCAAATCACTTATTAATTCAATAATATTAACTGAGCTCCTCCTCTCAGCCAGCTCCTGTTGAGGCCCCAAGGATACAGTTGTGAACAAAGCAGACCTGCCTTGCCCTTGCGAAATGCACAGTCTGCTGAGGGAACAATTACAAAGCTGATTTATCAATTTCCAAGCATGATACAGGTGATATGGGTAAAGAAAGGGGCTACTGGAGTATAAAGTTAGGGGGCAGTATCAGCCCTTCCTTTCAGGAAGGTCTGAaagctaaagaggaaaaaaagcattccaggcaggaagGAGTATAATGAGTTTGAGGGGACAGAAAGGCCAGGATGTGGGAGGGCGGAGGGGTCAGCAAGGCAGGGTTCTGGAGACTCTTGGGAGCTTCTGGAAGGAATTTTCTGCCAAGGGCAATGGGGATCCACAAAAGGGTTCATAGTCAGGGAGGTCATGGTCAGCCTTGCCAGTTTGTCATGGGTTTTGCTGGCTGACGTCTGCTCAAGGCCaccatcaccccccaccccccacccggcCGGGGCCCACTCACCAGTGGCACCAGCTGCCCCTTCTCCATGATTTCCGACAGCATCTTGCCCCTGGCTGAGCCCGAGCTGACCTCGGCCCGCAGGAGGTCCCCGGTGGAGAGGTGGGTGTAGCCGTACTTCTGGACAATCTTCTCACACTGGGTGCCCTTCCCTGAGCCAGGCCCGCCTGCAAGCGCCCACCCATTCAGAAGCCCCAAGAAATGGGGCCCCCGCAGGGACAGGGTCTACCGGGGACATCCAGCGAAGGATGGGCAGAGCCCAGGGTGCAGCCCCAGGCCCTGGCTCCCCCCAGTGCCTGTGAAGACCCCCCTGCTAGTGCCTCACCCGCCTGCCTTGGACTCACCCACCACAAAGATGATCTTGGTTTTCTTCAGCTTCTCTgtgggagagaaaaggggagcAGAGTTCAGTCACTCGCTTGACAAATAGCCAGAAGCACTTCCAGAGTCTCAGGCCTGTGCTGGGCCAGAGGCAGAGGGACAGACACAGCCCGGGCTCCTGCCAGGGAGGCAGACAAGTCACAGCCCAGAGTGAGTGGTGATGGGGTGAGGAAAACTCAGAGACTGGGACAGGTCAGAGGGAGAGAgggtgttctaggcagagggaccAGCAGAGGCACAGGCCGTGGGGGGGACTCCGAGGGGCTCAAATGCCAACTCTCACACCCCCTCCCTGGCTGGCAGCAGCGGGTAACCTCTAGCCTTAGAGTCTTCCTCACTGCGGGAGCTTCCTGCTGAGCAGCAGGCACCCATGGTCCTGTTCTGCTGTGTCCCCTACCCTtcccctgccaggccctgggcctgcCCATACCCCCCGCCTTCCCTGGGTGGTACAAATGTGGAGTTGGCAACCACAACATATGTTGCCCTGGAGACAGTTGCCGGGGAAGAGGGCTGTGGTGGGTAGTGGAACTCTTGCCCAGAGGGAGGCCAGCTTACATTCCAGCCTCTGCCTCGCAGACCCTTAGAACTTAGACCACAGCCCCACCGACAGAGGGAAACTGAAGCCTAGAAAGGCAGGGGCCTGCTCCAGGGCTTCCAGAACCTGAACTGGAAGCCAGGGCCTCTTCCCAGGCTGCTGGCCTTCCCTTCTTCTCCGGGGAAGCAGAACCTTGCTGTGAGACCTTAAGAAAGATTTCCATGCCCCTCTCTGGTTCTCTGTCACTGTCTTAATGAGTAGGTGAGCTCGGCAGCTCCCAGGGGCCCTCCTGGCCATGGGGCTAGAGCCTAGAGGAGCTGTCAGAAGAATGACTTCTCCTGTGGGTTCCCACCACCTGCCTACCGTGTGATGGGCACAAGCCTGAGTGTGGGGGAGGCCACAGCCCAGTGGCAGCTGACTTTTGGAGCCCCAGGGGTGAAAGGGTGACTGCGGGTttcaggcagcagcagcagcagcagcagccaggccCACTGGGCTCCTTTAAGAGCTGCCCAGGCTGAGGCACAGTGCCAGAGATGGGATGGGTGGCGCTGACAGAAGGCAGGCCAACTAGGCTGTCTGCTCATGACGCCTTCAAAGTCCAGCCCATAAGCGCCAGGAGGGTCCAAGACACCCCCAGGACCCTCCCCCACTGGATGACCAGGAAACTGCATCCCACAGAGGTGCATTTGCACACTTGGGGCTTCTCCACAGGGCAGGCCTCTCCTTGCCAGTGCCCACCCTCTCCAGAAAGAGGCAGGAATTCAGCTCTAAAAATACCAGCATAGGAGGTGAGCCGTGGGGCTCTCCTCAAGGAGGCCTCGTCACTTCTAAAATTAATCTTGAAGTTGGCACATTCCGTGAGAGGCCTGAGGAGGAGGCTGAAGGCTCCCACACAGGCCCCCTCAGGCAGTCCCAGAGCGTCTCCCGAAAGCACACCTCCTTAACAGATGGGCACACTGAGGCCCAGGCAgtgagaaggagaggagaggagcctTCATACCTTCCATTCTGCCAAGGTCCGGGGAGCCAACTCAGCGCTCTGCAAAACAAGGGTACAGATGGGGAAGGTGAGCGAGATTCTCACCACCCTGCCTCTGCTTCCGCCAAGCCACCggtgtgtgccaggccctgacaTGCCTTCAGAAGGCGGAGGGGGCTGCTGGGTAAAGGGAAGGCCCAAGAGCCTggatgaccttgggaaagtcatctTTCTTCTGTGTGCTTCCGCTGCCTCACCTGTCAAGAAGGACAGCAGCTTCCTCCTGGCCACTGAGAGGCATAAACAGAGACGCCAGCAACTGCTCAGCTGCTCCCCTTGCAAATCCCAGAAAACACAGTGCAGTCCTGCATCTGCCTGACACCTTGACAACGCTGGGCTCCCCAGGGCTGGGAGGAAAGCTGCTGGGGAGGCCGGAGGCAGGAGGAGTGACAGGGAGCTGGGTGTGTCCTCCGCTGGGATGTGGTTTGGAAGCAGATACTCAAAAGGACACAAAAGTCGGAAGGGAGGAAGCTGCGGGGGCCATTCTTGTGGAAGCTGCGGGGGCCATTCTTGTGGACACTGTCCTGCAGTTTTCAAATAAGGGGGTCCCTAGGCTCTCATTCCCTGGCCCCCTGCAGGACCAACTTCCACTCCCCATGTGGCTCCTGCCCCCTGACCCCTTTGAGGAGCTTGCTCCACTGCCCTCCCATCCCCTCAGCATATAGATCAACCCCAACCCCTCCTGGGACCCCACTCTGCTTCCACAGCCGCCCAGGGACCTCCCTCAACCTCCCCTTACCATCAATCTCTTTAGAACTGCTGCCTATACACCGTTGGcctccacccaccctccccaaGGCTACTAGCAACCATCACAGCCTGATCTTGCCTTGCCCTTTGACCCTCAACCCTCTCAGCATTCCTCCCTCCTGGGACCCTCACCACAGGCCTCTACTCCACCCTCTCACTGTTGGTTTCAGATTCCCAGGGACCCCAGCCCACATCCCTACCTAGCCAGCCCAAGCCTCTCTAGCCAGCCCCCAGATATGGCAGAGACCCCTCAGGCTCTGAACAGTCCCTCCTGCGTCCATAGCTAGATGCCCTTCTCTCACACCCATCTCCGCCCTGCATAAGCTGACCCCAGCCCTCTGGTTCCTGAACTTCTTTCTAGTCTGTGTCCTCAGGGCCACTTCCTTGTTTCAGGCAGGTGGCCTCCCTACCTCCATACCCCACCAGGCAATCCGCAGCATTTTCCCACAAGCATAAGACTATGTCACTTGCCTGCCTAAAACTCTTCCATGTGTGGCCCTCTCATTTCCCAACATAAAGCCTGGGCCCCAAATGTAGCTGACAGCCTGGCGATTTGCCCCCACCCCTCTGCAGCTTTATCAGCTGCTGTCTGAACTACTGCTGGGAGCTCCCTCACCTACAGTGACCATTTCTCACCTCGAGGCCCCAGCTCATGTTGCACCCAATGTCTGGGTGCCTTTACCCAAGGTGCTACTGTTTAAGACTCAATTCAGGTgtcacctccttcaggaagccttcctggactcTGCCCTCCACTCCCACACTGGCAGGTATTTCCTCTAAAATTCTCCCAATGTCACTGTATTGAATATCTCTGTTGTACTGCAGGCCTGCATTCCCCTGGCCCAGGCTGAGCACAGGGCTGGGGAGCCTCACTCCATCCTCACAGCCATCTTCGGAGGGAACTGAAGTTTAG is from Rhinolophus sinicus isolate RSC01 linkage group LG04, ASM3656204v1, whole genome shotgun sequence and encodes:
- the AK1 gene encoding adenylate kinase isoenzyme 1 isoform X1, yielding MGACCSAGSSRSEEDSKAREKLKKTKIIFVVGGPGSGKGTQCEKIVQKYGYTHLSTGDLLRAEVSSGSARGKMLSEIMEKGQLVPLETVLDMLRDAMMAKVDTSKGFLIDGYPREVQQGIEFEQRIAEPSLLLYVDAGPETMTQRLLKRGETSGRVDDNEETIKKRLDTYYKATEPVIVFYEKRGIVRKVNAEGSVDSVFSQVCTHLDTLK
- the AK1 gene encoding adenylate kinase isoenzyme 1 isoform X2; this encodes MEEKLKKTKIIFVVGGPGSGKGTQCEKIVQKYGYTHLSTGDLLRAEVSSGSARGKMLSEIMEKGQLVPLETVLDMLRDAMMAKVDTSKGFLIDGYPREVQQGIEFEQRIAEPSLLLYVDAGPETMTQRLLKRGETSGRVDDNEETIKKRLDTYYKATEPVIVFYEKRGIVRKVNAEGSVDSVFSQVCTHLDTLK